AAATAATAGATAATATACTTAGTGCAACGTGGTTTTGAATAAAAGAAACGATTCCAAAAGCCAATAATCCTCCCAGAATAGTTCCAAAAATTCTATTGTAAGAACGCTCTTTGGTTAATCCATAACCAGGTCGCATAATTACGACGATCGTCAATAAAATCCAATATACGTTTTGAAAGGGTAAAAGCTGTCCAATGAGAAAACCAATCAATATAGTAATCGTAAGACGTAAAGAATGTCTGAAAATAGAAGAGGAAAGACTTAGATTTTCAGTTAATGTACGTAATGGGTAATATTGTGGCGTTAGGAATTTTTCAAGTTCTTTGTCTTTGTCTTTGAGTTTGAAAGATTGCATTGCAAGTGAAAAAGCGCGCTGAATAATTTTGATTTTTCCAACTTGGTTTTTAGCATATTTCAGCATATTGGTTAACATCAAAACACCTTCGGCAGCTTCTTCTTTACCTAATGTTTTTTCGTAATCGAAAATGGCAAATTCAAGAGCATCTAGTTCATTTTTTAAATCATTTTTGTCAACATAAACGGCAATATGATGTACGTTTTTAGATAACTTCTTTAAAGTTGAAGCCAGTTTGTAAGCGACATTTTGATACGTTCTTAAAACGTCAGGATGTTTGGCAAATTTTTCGTGAAGCTTGCTGTGATCAAATGAAGTATAAAGTGCCAGTTCCTGAATTTCGACTAACGTAATAAAAACAAGAAGCATTTTACGATTTTGACTTGTAGTTCCTGATGCATTTTGATTACCAATAAGCATTTTTCTTAAATCTTCATGAATCAGATTCAAATCGACCTGAACAGCCAATTGTTTTTCGATTATAGCTTGTCTGTTAGCTTCAGGACTCCATAAATCACCTCTTAATTTTAAATATTTTGCAGTTAGTTTTATTCCTTCGGCAATTTGTAATTCGACATATTTATAAGGTTGCACAAAATGAAAAATAAGAGATACAACTAAATATAAAATACCACCAATAAATATAAAACCGGAATATTCAAAAGCTTCCCATCCTTCATGTAAATGCCCAAATGATAGAGAAATAGACAATAAAGCCGAAAACGAAACTAATGTTGCACGCTGCCCATAAACTGAAATCATGGAACATAAAAAAAGTAGAAATCCCAGAAACGGATAAAATAGAAATGGATATGGATAAGCAAGATTTACTAACAAATTGACACCAGATACAATAAATGAAGCTACAATAAGCCCTTTGATTTTATGACTTAATGAACTCGGAATATCACTGGGATAAGTATAAAAAGCACCCAAGGCAATTGTAAAGCCAATTTCAAAATGTCCCAAAAAGTTTAAAATCAAAACAGGAACAACAGAAGCAATAGTTACTTTTGAGGCATTTAAGAAAGAAGTACTGTTGGTGAATTTCGAGATACGATCAAGCATATATTGCGGTTTACTAGCAAAGGTAAGAATTGTACGAATTATTTTGGCATAATATTGGATGAGATTTTGCGTGATAAACAAAAAGAAGAGATATTCTATTGTAGAAAATTATTCATTGACTATTTTTTACTATTTTTGCCACCTGAATTAAGGAGGACTAAATTTAGGTTTTTCAGTAGATAATACATTAAAATAATACAAATGATTTTACCAATTGTAGGATATGGTGATCCTGTTTTAAGAAAAGTGGGTGAGGCGATTACGCCAGATTACCCAAACTTAAAAGAAACGATAGCAAACATGTATGAAACCATGTACAACGCTTATGGTGTTGGACTTGCTGCACCGCAAGTAGGTATGGCAATTCGTTTGTTTGTGATTGATACGACTCCTTTTAGCGATGATGAAGATTTACCGTCAGAAGAGCAAGAAGATTTAAAAGGCTTTAAGAAGACTTTTATCAATGCTAAGATAGTTAAAGAAGAAGGTGAGGAGTGGAGTTTTAACGAAGGATGCTTAAGTATTCCGGATGTTCGCGAAGATGTTTATAGAAAACCAACTGTTACGATCGAATATTGTGAAGAAGATTTCGTAATGAAAACAGAGGTTTTTGATGGTTTAATAGCAAGAGTTATTCAGCACGAATATGATCATATCGAAGGCGTTTTATTTACGGATAAAATATCTTCATTGAAAAAACGTTTGATTCAAAAGAAATTGAAAAATATTACTGAAGGTAAGACTTTTCAAGAGTACAGAATGAAATTTGCTGCTGCTAAAAAAGGAAGATAAGTATTCTAAAGTAAGTTTAGAATCGACAAAATATAATAAATCAAATTCTTAATACTAATTTTAATAAACATGAATTTAGAGAAAATTTTAGCCATTTCTGGGAAACCAGGTTTATATGTATTGAAAGTACAAACTCGTACAGGTTTTGTGGCAGAATCATTATTAGATGGAAAAAAAATCACAGTAAACTTAAAAAGTAATGTAAGCTTATTGTCTGAAATTTCAATTTATACACACGATGGCGAGAAACCATTAACTGAAGTAATGCAACGTATTGCAACTAAAGAAAATAAAGGTCAAGCTATTTCGCACAAAGAAGACAATGCTACATTAGCAGCTTATTTCAAAGAAATTTTACCTGATTATGATGAAGAAAGAGTTTATCCTTCTGATATTAAAAAAGTATTAAACTGGTACAATACACTTGAGGCAAAAGGTTTAGTTACTGATGAAGCTCCAGCTGCTGCTGAAACTACTGAGGAAGCTCCAGTTGTTGAAGAGAAACCAAAAAAAGCTCCAGCTGCTAAAAAAGCAAAAGCTAAAAAAGAAGAATAGTAAATTTTTACATTCAAAATATATTAATCCTGTTGAGATGTTTTCTTAACAGGATTTTTTTTGTAAGTATTATTTGTATTTTATTTATGATTTCTGATAGTGTGAAACTAAATTTAAAAT
This genomic window from Flavobacterium sp. 9 contains:
- a CDS encoding FUSC family membrane protein, which codes for MLDRISKFTNSTSFLNASKVTIASVVPVLILNFLGHFEIGFTIALGAFYTYPSDIPSSLSHKIKGLIVASFIVSGVNLLVNLAYPYPFLFYPFLGFLLFLCSMISVYGQRATLVSFSALLSISLSFGHLHEGWEAFEYSGFIFIGGILYLVVSLIFHFVQPYKYVELQIAEGIKLTAKYLKLRGDLWSPEANRQAIIEKQLAVQVDLNLIHEDLRKMLIGNQNASGTTSQNRKMLLVFITLVEIQELALYTSFDHSKLHEKFAKHPDVLRTYQNVAYKLASTLKKLSKNVHHIAVYVDKNDLKNELDALEFAIFDYEKTLGKEEAAEGVLMLTNMLKYAKNQVGKIKIIQRAFSLAMQSFKLKDKDKELEKFLTPQYYPLRTLTENLSLSSSIFRHSLRLTITILIGFLIGQLLPFQNVYWILLTIVVIMRPGYGLTKERSYNRIFGTILGGLLAFGIVSFIQNHVALSILSIICMLLGISFTQINYKISATFVTMYVVFIYGILTPNVVEVIQFRVLDTLAGAVLAFIANQFLWPAWEFINTPIHIENTIRANRNYLKEIADFYNKKGEIPTSYRLARKNAFVEIGNLMTSFQRMMQEPKSKQKTLPLVNKLVVLNHSILSALASLSTYIQSHQTTSASESFNYIIKTILSNLDHSISILRNEAVITDTFFDKEDVTLQFEELKRVNFKRLAADDELDKETRQAKMQEAQMVIEQLIWMSNLAEKILKITKEIKATNPD
- the def gene encoding peptide deformylase, producing the protein MILPIVGYGDPVLRKVGEAITPDYPNLKETIANMYETMYNAYGVGLAAPQVGMAIRLFVIDTTPFSDDEDLPSEEQEDLKGFKKTFINAKIVKEEGEEWSFNEGCLSIPDVREDVYRKPTVTIEYCEEDFVMKTEVFDGLIARVIQHEYDHIEGVLFTDKISSLKKRLIQKKLKNITEGKTFQEYRMKFAAAKKGR
- a CDS encoding DUF5606 domain-containing protein, giving the protein MNLEKILAISGKPGLYVLKVQTRTGFVAESLLDGKKITVNLKSNVSLLSEISIYTHDGEKPLTEVMQRIATKENKGQAISHKEDNATLAAYFKEILPDYDEERVYPSDIKKVLNWYNTLEAKGLVTDEAPAAAETTEEAPVVEEKPKKAPAAKKAKAKKEE